A genomic segment from Pseudorca crassidens isolate mPseCra1 chromosome 4, mPseCra1.hap1, whole genome shotgun sequence encodes:
- the SH3BP2 gene encoding SH3 domain-binding protein 2 isoform X3, producing MAAEEMHWPVPMKAIGAQNLLTMPGGVAKAGYLHKKGGTQLQLLKWPLRFVIIHKRCIYYFKSSTSASPQGAFSLSGYNRVMRAAEETTSSNVFPFKIVHISKKHRTWFFSASSEDERKSWMTLLRREIGHFHEKKELPLDASDSSSDTDSFYGAIERPVDISLSPYPTDNEDALIHPPAYPPPPVPTPRKPVFSDVPRAHSFSSKGPGPLLPPAPPKRSLPDAGPAPEDSRRELLGPRWLEPGPRVPAPSRRVSEPPPGGLPAVPSRKPPCFREDASSGPEPRVPGHGASSSSSSASAAATTSRNCDKLKSFHLSPRGPPTPEPPPVPANKPKFLKVAEVAPPREAAKPGLFVPAVAPRPPALKLPTPEATARPAILPRPEKPPLPHLQRSPPDGQSFRSFSFEKPRKPAQADTPPQADAGGEDSDEDYEKVPLPSSVFINTTESCEVERLFKATSPRGEPLDGLYCIRNSSTKAGKVLVVWDETSSKVRNYRIFEKEAKFYLEGEVLFVSVGSLVEHYHTHVLPGHQSLLLRHPYGYARPR from the exons GGCCCCTGCGCTTCGTCATCATCCACAAGCGCTGCATCTACTACTTCAAGAGCAGCACGTCCGCCTCCCCGCAGGGCGCCTTCTCGCTGAGTGGCTACAACCG GGTGATGCGGGCAGCTGAGGAGACGACGTCCAGCAACGTCTTCCCCTTCAAGATCGTCCACATCAGCAAGAAGCACCGCACGTGGTTCTTCTCTGCCTCCTCTGAGGACGAGCGCAAG AGCTGGATGACCTTGCTGCGCAGGGAGATTGGCCACTTCCATGAGAAGAAGGAGCTGCCTCTGGAtgccag CGACTCCAGCTCGGACACAGACAGCTTCTACGGTGCCATTGAGCGGCCCGTGGACATCAGCCTCTCTCCGTACCCCACGGACAATGAAG ATGCCCTGATCCACCCACCGGCCTACCCCCCACCTCCGGTGCCCACGCCCAGGAAGCCCGTCTTCTCTGATGTGCCCCGGGCCCACTCCTTTTCCTCCAAGGGTCCAGGCCCTCTGCTGCCACCTGCACCCCCTAAGCGCAGCCTCCCCGATGCCGGCCCGGCCCCCGAGGACTCCAGgagggagctgctgggcccgAGGTGGCTCGAGCCCGGCCCCAGGGTGCCCGCCCCCTCCCGGAGGGTGAGTGAACCCCCACCGGGCGGCCTGCCCGCCGTGCCCAGCCGGAAGCCACCTTGCTTCCGCGAGGACGCCAGCTCCGGCCCAGAGCCCCGGGTCCCTGGCCACGGCGCCAGCTCTTCCTCTAGCTCTGCCAGCGCAGCTGCTACCACCTCCAGGAACTGTGACAAGCTCAAGTCCTTCCACCTGTCCCCTCGGGGGCCACCCACACCTGAGCCCCCTCCCGTGCCGGCCAACAAGCCCAAGTTCTTGAAGGTGGCTGAAGTGGCCCCCCCGAGGGAGGCAGCCAAGCCCGGACTCTTCGTGCCCGCCGTGGCCCCCCGGCCTCCCGCACTGAAGCTGCCCACGCCCGAGGCCACAGCCCGGCCCGCGATCCTGCCCAGGCCAGAAaagccgcccctcccccacctcca GAGATCACCCCCCGACGGGCAGAGCTTCAGGAGCTTCTCCTTTGAAAAACCCCGGAAACCCGCGCAGGCTGACACGCCGCCGCAGGCGGACGCTGGCGGGGAGGACTCTGATGAGGACTACGAGAAG GTGCCACTGCCCAGCTCCGTTTTCATCAACACCACGGAATCTTGTGAAGTGGAAAG GCTGTTCAAAGCCACGAGCCCCCGGGGAGAGCCCCTGGACGGCCTCTACTGCATCCGGAACTCCTCCACCAAGGCGGGGAAG GTTCTGGTCGTGTGGGACGAAACCTCCAGCAAAGTGAGGAACTACCGCATCTTTGAGAAG gAGGCGAAGTTCTACCTGGAGGGCGAGGTCCTGTTTGTGAGCGTGGGCAGCCTGGTGGAGCATTACCACACTCACGTGCTGCCTGGCCACCAGAGCCTGCTGCTGCGGCACCCCTACGGTTACGCCAGGCCCAGGTGA
- the SH3BP2 gene encoding SH3 domain-binding protein 2 isoform X1, translating to MAAEEMHWPVPMKAIGAQNLLTMPGGVAKAGYLHKKGGTQLQLLKWPLRFVIIHKRCIYYFKSSTSASPQGAFSLSGYNRVMRAAEETTSSNVFPFKIVHISKKHRTWFFSASSEDERKSWMTLLRREIGHFHEKKELPLDASSDTDSFYGAIERPVDISLSPYPTDNEDYEHDDEDDSYMEPDCPESGKPEDALIHPPAYPPPPVPTPRKPVFSDVPRAHSFSSKGPGPLLPPAPPKRSLPDAGPAPEDSRRELLGPRWLEPGPRVPAPSRRVSEPPPGGLPAVPSRKPPCFREDASSGPEPRVPGHGASSSSSSASAAATTSRNCDKLKSFHLSPRGPPTPEPPPVPANKPKFLKVAEVAPPREAAKPGLFVPAVAPRPPALKLPTPEATARPAILPRPEKPPLPHLQRSPPDGQSFRSFSFEKPRKPAQADTPPQADAGGEDSDEDYEKVPLPSSVFINTTESCEVERLFKATSPRGEPLDGLYCIRNSSTKAGKVLVVWDETSSKVRNYRIFEKEAKFYLEGEVLFVSVGSLVEHYHTHVLPGHQSLLLRHPYGYARPR from the exons GGCCCCTGCGCTTCGTCATCATCCACAAGCGCTGCATCTACTACTTCAAGAGCAGCACGTCCGCCTCCCCGCAGGGCGCCTTCTCGCTGAGTGGCTACAACCG GGTGATGCGGGCAGCTGAGGAGACGACGTCCAGCAACGTCTTCCCCTTCAAGATCGTCCACATCAGCAAGAAGCACCGCACGTGGTTCTTCTCTGCCTCCTCTGAGGACGAGCGCAAG AGCTGGATGACCTTGCTGCGCAGGGAGATTGGCCACTTCCATGAGAAGAAGGAGCTGCCTCTGGAtgccag CTCGGACACAGACAGCTTCTACGGTGCCATTGAGCGGCCCGTGGACATCAGCCTCTCTCCGTACCCCACGGACAATGAAG ACTACGAGCACGACGATGAGGACGACTCTTACATGGAACCCGACTGCCCCGAGTCCGGGAAGCCCGAGG ATGCCCTGATCCACCCACCGGCCTACCCCCCACCTCCGGTGCCCACGCCCAGGAAGCCCGTCTTCTCTGATGTGCCCCGGGCCCACTCCTTTTCCTCCAAGGGTCCAGGCCCTCTGCTGCCACCTGCACCCCCTAAGCGCAGCCTCCCCGATGCCGGCCCGGCCCCCGAGGACTCCAGgagggagctgctgggcccgAGGTGGCTCGAGCCCGGCCCCAGGGTGCCCGCCCCCTCCCGGAGGGTGAGTGAACCCCCACCGGGCGGCCTGCCCGCCGTGCCCAGCCGGAAGCCACCTTGCTTCCGCGAGGACGCCAGCTCCGGCCCAGAGCCCCGGGTCCCTGGCCACGGCGCCAGCTCTTCCTCTAGCTCTGCCAGCGCAGCTGCTACCACCTCCAGGAACTGTGACAAGCTCAAGTCCTTCCACCTGTCCCCTCGGGGGCCACCCACACCTGAGCCCCCTCCCGTGCCGGCCAACAAGCCCAAGTTCTTGAAGGTGGCTGAAGTGGCCCCCCCGAGGGAGGCAGCCAAGCCCGGACTCTTCGTGCCCGCCGTGGCCCCCCGGCCTCCCGCACTGAAGCTGCCCACGCCCGAGGCCACAGCCCGGCCCGCGATCCTGCCCAGGCCAGAAaagccgcccctcccccacctcca GAGATCACCCCCCGACGGGCAGAGCTTCAGGAGCTTCTCCTTTGAAAAACCCCGGAAACCCGCGCAGGCTGACACGCCGCCGCAGGCGGACGCTGGCGGGGAGGACTCTGATGAGGACTACGAGAAG GTGCCACTGCCCAGCTCCGTTTTCATCAACACCACGGAATCTTGTGAAGTGGAAAG GCTGTTCAAAGCCACGAGCCCCCGGGGAGAGCCCCTGGACGGCCTCTACTGCATCCGGAACTCCTCCACCAAGGCGGGGAAG GTTCTGGTCGTGTGGGACGAAACCTCCAGCAAAGTGAGGAACTACCGCATCTTTGAGAAG gAGGCGAAGTTCTACCTGGAGGGCGAGGTCCTGTTTGTGAGCGTGGGCAGCCTGGTGGAGCATTACCACACTCACGTGCTGCCTGGCCACCAGAGCCTGCTGCTGCGGCACCCCTACGGTTACGCCAGGCCCAGGTGA
- the SH3BP2 gene encoding SH3 domain-binding protein 2 isoform X4 yields MAAEEMHWPVPMKAIGAQNLLTMPGGVAKAGYLHKKGGTQLQLLKWPLRFVIIHKRCIYYFKSSTSASPQGAFSLSGYNRVMRAAEETTSSNVFPFKIVHISKKHRTWFFSASSEDERKSWMTLLRREIGHFHEKKELPLDASSDTDSFYGAIERPVDISLSPYPTDNEDALIHPPAYPPPPVPTPRKPVFSDVPRAHSFSSKGPGPLLPPAPPKRSLPDAGPAPEDSRRELLGPRWLEPGPRVPAPSRRVSEPPPGGLPAVPSRKPPCFREDASSGPEPRVPGHGASSSSSSASAAATTSRNCDKLKSFHLSPRGPPTPEPPPVPANKPKFLKVAEVAPPREAAKPGLFVPAVAPRPPALKLPTPEATARPAILPRPEKPPLPHLQRSPPDGQSFRSFSFEKPRKPAQADTPPQADAGGEDSDEDYEKVPLPSSVFINTTESCEVERLFKATSPRGEPLDGLYCIRNSSTKAGKVLVVWDETSSKVRNYRIFEKEAKFYLEGEVLFVSVGSLVEHYHTHVLPGHQSLLLRHPYGYARPR; encoded by the exons GGCCCCTGCGCTTCGTCATCATCCACAAGCGCTGCATCTACTACTTCAAGAGCAGCACGTCCGCCTCCCCGCAGGGCGCCTTCTCGCTGAGTGGCTACAACCG GGTGATGCGGGCAGCTGAGGAGACGACGTCCAGCAACGTCTTCCCCTTCAAGATCGTCCACATCAGCAAGAAGCACCGCACGTGGTTCTTCTCTGCCTCCTCTGAGGACGAGCGCAAG AGCTGGATGACCTTGCTGCGCAGGGAGATTGGCCACTTCCATGAGAAGAAGGAGCTGCCTCTGGAtgccag CTCGGACACAGACAGCTTCTACGGTGCCATTGAGCGGCCCGTGGACATCAGCCTCTCTCCGTACCCCACGGACAATGAAG ATGCCCTGATCCACCCACCGGCCTACCCCCCACCTCCGGTGCCCACGCCCAGGAAGCCCGTCTTCTCTGATGTGCCCCGGGCCCACTCCTTTTCCTCCAAGGGTCCAGGCCCTCTGCTGCCACCTGCACCCCCTAAGCGCAGCCTCCCCGATGCCGGCCCGGCCCCCGAGGACTCCAGgagggagctgctgggcccgAGGTGGCTCGAGCCCGGCCCCAGGGTGCCCGCCCCCTCCCGGAGGGTGAGTGAACCCCCACCGGGCGGCCTGCCCGCCGTGCCCAGCCGGAAGCCACCTTGCTTCCGCGAGGACGCCAGCTCCGGCCCAGAGCCCCGGGTCCCTGGCCACGGCGCCAGCTCTTCCTCTAGCTCTGCCAGCGCAGCTGCTACCACCTCCAGGAACTGTGACAAGCTCAAGTCCTTCCACCTGTCCCCTCGGGGGCCACCCACACCTGAGCCCCCTCCCGTGCCGGCCAACAAGCCCAAGTTCTTGAAGGTGGCTGAAGTGGCCCCCCCGAGGGAGGCAGCCAAGCCCGGACTCTTCGTGCCCGCCGTGGCCCCCCGGCCTCCCGCACTGAAGCTGCCCACGCCCGAGGCCACAGCCCGGCCCGCGATCCTGCCCAGGCCAGAAaagccgcccctcccccacctcca GAGATCACCCCCCGACGGGCAGAGCTTCAGGAGCTTCTCCTTTGAAAAACCCCGGAAACCCGCGCAGGCTGACACGCCGCCGCAGGCGGACGCTGGCGGGGAGGACTCTGATGAGGACTACGAGAAG GTGCCACTGCCCAGCTCCGTTTTCATCAACACCACGGAATCTTGTGAAGTGGAAAG GCTGTTCAAAGCCACGAGCCCCCGGGGAGAGCCCCTGGACGGCCTCTACTGCATCCGGAACTCCTCCACCAAGGCGGGGAAG GTTCTGGTCGTGTGGGACGAAACCTCCAGCAAAGTGAGGAACTACCGCATCTTTGAGAAG gAGGCGAAGTTCTACCTGGAGGGCGAGGTCCTGTTTGTGAGCGTGGGCAGCCTGGTGGAGCATTACCACACTCACGTGCTGCCTGGCCACCAGAGCCTGCTGCTGCGGCACCCCTACGGTTACGCCAGGCCCAGGTGA
- the SH3BP2 gene encoding SH3 domain-binding protein 2 isoform X7 — protein MAAEEMHWPVPMKAIGAQNLLTMPGGVAKAGYLHKKGGTQLQLLKWPLRFVIIHKRCIYYFKSSTSASPQGAFSLSGYNRVMRAAEETTSSNVFPFKIVHISKKHRTWFFSASSEDERKSWMTLLRREIGHFHEKKELPLDASDSSSDTDSFYGAIERPVDISLSPYPTDNEDYEHDDEDDSYMEPDCPESGKPEDALIHPPAYPPPPVPTPRKPVFSDVPRAHSFSSKGPGPLLPPAPPKRSLPDAGPAPEDSRRELLGPRWLEPGPRVPAPSRRVSEPPPGGLPAVPSRKPPCFREDASSGPEPRVPGHGASSSSSSASAAATTSRNCDKLKSFHLSPRGPPTPEPPPVPANKPKFLKVAEVAPPREAAKPGLFVPAVAPRPPALKLPTPEATARPAILPRPEKPPLPHLQRSPPDGQSFRSFSFEKPRKPAQADTPPQADAGGEDSDEDYEKVPLPSSVFINTTESCEVERLFKATSPRGEPLDGLYCIRNSSTKAGKVLVVWDETSSKVRNYRIFEKEAKFYLEGEVLFVSVGSLVEHYHTHVLPGHQSLLLRHPYGYARPR, from the exons GGCCCCTGCGCTTCGTCATCATCCACAAGCGCTGCATCTACTACTTCAAGAGCAGCACGTCCGCCTCCCCGCAGGGCGCCTTCTCGCTGAGTGGCTACAACCG GGTGATGCGGGCAGCTGAGGAGACGACGTCCAGCAACGTCTTCCCCTTCAAGATCGTCCACATCAGCAAGAAGCACCGCACGTGGTTCTTCTCTGCCTCCTCTGAGGACGAGCGCAAG AGCTGGATGACCTTGCTGCGCAGGGAGATTGGCCACTTCCATGAGAAGAAGGAGCTGCCTCTGGAtgccag CGACTCCAGCTCGGACACAGACAGCTTCTACGGTGCCATTGAGCGGCCCGTGGACATCAGCCTCTCTCCGTACCCCACGGACAATGAAG ACTACGAGCACGACGATGAGGACGACTCTTACATGGAACCCGACTGCCCCGAGTCCGGGAAGCCCGAGG ATGCCCTGATCCACCCACCGGCCTACCCCCCACCTCCGGTGCCCACGCCCAGGAAGCCCGTCTTCTCTGATGTGCCCCGGGCCCACTCCTTTTCCTCCAAGGGTCCAGGCCCTCTGCTGCCACCTGCACCCCCTAAGCGCAGCCTCCCCGATGCCGGCCCGGCCCCCGAGGACTCCAGgagggagctgctgggcccgAGGTGGCTCGAGCCCGGCCCCAGGGTGCCCGCCCCCTCCCGGAGGGTGAGTGAACCCCCACCGGGCGGCCTGCCCGCCGTGCCCAGCCGGAAGCCACCTTGCTTCCGCGAGGACGCCAGCTCCGGCCCAGAGCCCCGGGTCCCTGGCCACGGCGCCAGCTCTTCCTCTAGCTCTGCCAGCGCAGCTGCTACCACCTCCAGGAACTGTGACAAGCTCAAGTCCTTCCACCTGTCCCCTCGGGGGCCACCCACACCTGAGCCCCCTCCCGTGCCGGCCAACAAGCCCAAGTTCTTGAAGGTGGCTGAAGTGGCCCCCCCGAGGGAGGCAGCCAAGCCCGGACTCTTCGTGCCCGCCGTGGCCCCCCGGCCTCCCGCACTGAAGCTGCCCACGCCCGAGGCCACAGCCCGGCCCGCGATCCTGCCCAGGCCAGAAaagccgcccctcccccacctcca GAGATCACCCCCCGACGGGCAGAGCTTCAGGAGCTTCTCCTTTGAAAAACCCCGGAAACCCGCGCAGGCTGACACGCCGCCGCAGGCGGACGCTGGCGGGGAGGACTCTGATGAGGACTACGAGAAG GTGCCACTGCCCAGCTCCGTTTTCATCAACACCACGGAATCTTGTGAAGTGGAAAG GCTGTTCAAAGCCACGAGCCCCCGGGGAGAGCCCCTGGACGGCCTCTACTGCATCCGGAACTCCTCCACCAAGGCGGGGAAG GTTCTGGTCGTGTGGGACGAAACCTCCAGCAAAGTGAGGAACTACCGCATCTTTGAGAAG gAGGCGAAGTTCTACCTGGAGGGCGAGGTCCTGTTTGTGAGCGTGGGCAGCCTGGTGGAGCATTACCACACTCACGTGCTGCCTGGCCACCAGAGCCTGCTGCTGCGGCACCCCTACGGTTACGCCAGGCCCAGGTGA
- the SH3BP2 gene encoding SH3 domain-binding protein 2 isoform X6, protein MAAEEMHWPVPMKAIGAQNLLTMPGGVAKAGYLHKKGGTQLQLLKWPLRFVIIHKRCIYYFKSSTSASPQGAFSLSGYNRVMRAAEETTSSNVFPFKIVHISKKHRTWFFSASSEDERKSWMTLLRREIGHFHEKKELPLDASDSSSDTDSFYGAIERPVDISLSPYPTDNEDYEHDDEDDSYMEPDCPESGKPEDALIHPPAYPPPPVPTPRKPVFSDVPRAHSFSSKGPGPLLPPAPPKRSLPDAGPAPEDSRRELLGPRWLEPGPRVPAPSRRVSEPPPGGLPAVPSRKPPCFREDASSGPEPRVPGHGASSSSSSASAAATTSRNCDKLKSFHLSPRGPPTPEPPPVPANKPKFLKVAEVAPPREAAKPGLFVPAVAPRPPALKLPTPEATARPAILPRPEKPPLPHLQRSPPDGQSFRSFSFEKPRKPAQADTPPQADAGGEDSDEDYEKVPLPSSVFINTTESCEVERLFKATSPRGEPLDGLYCIRNSSTKAGKELSTVCSGAHSPARAFWSCGTKPPAK, encoded by the exons GGCCCCTGCGCTTCGTCATCATCCACAAGCGCTGCATCTACTACTTCAAGAGCAGCACGTCCGCCTCCCCGCAGGGCGCCTTCTCGCTGAGTGGCTACAACCG GGTGATGCGGGCAGCTGAGGAGACGACGTCCAGCAACGTCTTCCCCTTCAAGATCGTCCACATCAGCAAGAAGCACCGCACGTGGTTCTTCTCTGCCTCCTCTGAGGACGAGCGCAAG AGCTGGATGACCTTGCTGCGCAGGGAGATTGGCCACTTCCATGAGAAGAAGGAGCTGCCTCTGGAtgccag CGACTCCAGCTCGGACACAGACAGCTTCTACGGTGCCATTGAGCGGCCCGTGGACATCAGCCTCTCTCCGTACCCCACGGACAATGAAG ACTACGAGCACGACGATGAGGACGACTCTTACATGGAACCCGACTGCCCCGAGTCCGGGAAGCCCGAGG ATGCCCTGATCCACCCACCGGCCTACCCCCCACCTCCGGTGCCCACGCCCAGGAAGCCCGTCTTCTCTGATGTGCCCCGGGCCCACTCCTTTTCCTCCAAGGGTCCAGGCCCTCTGCTGCCACCTGCACCCCCTAAGCGCAGCCTCCCCGATGCCGGCCCGGCCCCCGAGGACTCCAGgagggagctgctgggcccgAGGTGGCTCGAGCCCGGCCCCAGGGTGCCCGCCCCCTCCCGGAGGGTGAGTGAACCCCCACCGGGCGGCCTGCCCGCCGTGCCCAGCCGGAAGCCACCTTGCTTCCGCGAGGACGCCAGCTCCGGCCCAGAGCCCCGGGTCCCTGGCCACGGCGCCAGCTCTTCCTCTAGCTCTGCCAGCGCAGCTGCTACCACCTCCAGGAACTGTGACAAGCTCAAGTCCTTCCACCTGTCCCCTCGGGGGCCACCCACACCTGAGCCCCCTCCCGTGCCGGCCAACAAGCCCAAGTTCTTGAAGGTGGCTGAAGTGGCCCCCCCGAGGGAGGCAGCCAAGCCCGGACTCTTCGTGCCCGCCGTGGCCCCCCGGCCTCCCGCACTGAAGCTGCCCACGCCCGAGGCCACAGCCCGGCCCGCGATCCTGCCCAGGCCAGAAaagccgcccctcccccacctcca GAGATCACCCCCCGACGGGCAGAGCTTCAGGAGCTTCTCCTTTGAAAAACCCCGGAAACCCGCGCAGGCTGACACGCCGCCGCAGGCGGACGCTGGCGGGGAGGACTCTGATGAGGACTACGAGAAG GTGCCACTGCCCAGCTCCGTTTTCATCAACACCACGGAATCTTGTGAAGTGGAAAG GCTGTTCAAAGCCACGAGCCCCCGGGGAGAGCCCCTGGACGGCCTCTACTGCATCCGGAACTCCTCCACCAAGGCGGGGAAG GAACTCAGCACCGTCTGCAGTGGTGCCCACTCCCCAGCACGGGC GTTCTGGTCGTGTGGGACGAAACCTCCAGCAAAGTGA